A portion of the Oncorhynchus nerka isolate Pitt River linkage group LG27, Oner_Uvic_2.0, whole genome shotgun sequence genome contains these proteins:
- the LOC115111561 gene encoding leucine-rich repeat transmembrane neuronal protein 4-like, with the protein MTGGEPLRSLNRERSNCSRVWDRRLSCLFLLTSFLLLLSKGERMCPASCRCEGKIVYCESGIFQDIPENISTGCQGLSLRFNRLATLLPYQFAHLNQLIWLYLDHNSITAIDSLAFQGVRRLKELILSSNKITLLHNKAFNAVPNLRNLDFSYNQLHSLQPGHFYGLRKLQNLHLRSNGLSSIPVRTFLECRSLEFLDLGYNHLRTLFRTTFLGLFKLKELHLEHNQFSRINLFLFPRLSNLQVLYLQWNRIRAVNQGLPWIWHTLQKLDLSGNDIQILDPAVFQCMPNLQILHLESNKLSNMSQDVVSAWVSLTTISLVGNAWDCSPTICPLVTWLKNFRGSKDIKIICSSPKSVQGDRVMDIVRNYTVCVNISVEEQTTAMIMRQTTASVVDIKKPTTPPPSTTTTTQGISASTVQRLTPQPVSPIVTEKDTRESILMTSISPESSSFFPELEFEHMAFHKIIAGSVALFLSVSLILLVIYVSWKRYPNSMRQLQQHSVNRKHRKKARKQKLNLNSQLQEYYLTYTNSQTMDALVNETRAYTCTISGSRECEV; encoded by the exons ATGACAGGAGGAGAACCCTTAAGGAGTTTGAACAGGGAAAGATCCAACT GTTCCCGAGTTTGGGACAGGAGGCTGTCATGTCTTTTTCTCCTGACGTCTTTTCTTCTGCTGCTCAGCAAGGGGGAGAGAATGTGCCCAGCAAGTTGTCGCTGCGAAGGAAAGATTGTTTATTGCGAGTCTGGCATTTTTCAAGACATTCCAGAAAACATCTCTACTGGATGCCAGGGTCTGTCCCTGCGCTTCAACCGCTTAGCGACTCTGCTGCCTTACCAATTCGCTCATCTCAACCAGCTCATCTGGCTCTACCTGGACCACAATTCCATCACCGCTATAGATAGCTTAGCCTTTCAGGGCGTGCGTAGGCTCAAAGAACTGATTCTTAGCTCCAACAAGATCACACTTTTACACAATAAGGCTTTCAATGCTGTACCAAACCTGCGCAATCTTGATTTTTCCTACAACCAGCTACACTCTTTGCAACCAGGTCATTTCTATGGTCTGCGTAAGCTCCAAAACCTTCACCTACGGTCCAATGGTCTCAGCAGTATACCTGTACGGACTTTTCTGGAGTGTCGCAGCCTGGAGTTCCTGGACCTGGGTTACAATCACCTACGCACCCTATTCCGCACCACCTTCTTGGGGCTGTTCAAGTTGAAAGAGCTTCATCTGGAGCATAATCAATTTTCAAGGATTAATTTGTTTCTTTTCCCACGCCTTAGCAATCTACAGGTCCTCTACTTGCAATGGAACCGGATACGAGCCGTCAATCAGGGCCTGCCATGGATCTGGCATACACTGCAGAAATTAGACCTCTCAGGAAATGACATCCAGATCCTGGACCCAGCTGTTTTCCAGTGTATGCCAAACTTACAAATACTCCATCTTGAATCCAACAAGCTGAGCAACATGTCTCAGGATGTGGTTTCAGCCTGGGTCTCCCTCACCACCATCAGCCTGGTGGGTAATGCCTGGGACTGCAGCCCTACCATCTGCCCCCTGGTGACCTGGCTGAAGAACTTCAGAGGCTCAAAGGACATCAAAATTATATGCAGCAGCCCCAAGTCAGttcagggagacagagtaatgGACATAGTGAGGAACTACACAGTCTGTGTGAACATATCAGTTGAAGAGCAAACCACAGCTATGATCATGAGGCAAACCACAGCCTCAGTTGTGGACATCAAAAAGCCTACCACACCTCCTCCTTCCACGACCACAACAACCCAAGGTATATCTGCATCAACAGTACAAAGACTCACTCCACAACCTGTCTCTCCCATTGTGACAGAAAAAGACACAAGGGAGTCCATACTCATGACCTCAATCTCTCCAGAATCCTCATCATTTTTCCCAGAACTAGAGTTTGAGCATATGGCCTTCCATAAAATCATTGCAGGCAGTGTAGCCCTATTTCTCTCTGTGTCATTGATCCTGCTGGTAATTTATGTCTCATGGAAGCGCTACCCCAATAGCATGAGGCAGCTGCAGCAGCACTCAGTCAACCGCAAGCACAGAAAAAAGGCCCGGAAGCAGAAGCTTAACCTTAACTCTCAATTACAAGAGTATTATTTGACTTATACAAACTCTCAGACCATGGATGCATTGGTAAATGAGACAAGGGCCTACACCTGCACAATCTCAGGATCCAGAGAATGTGAGGTATGA